The bacterium genome contains a region encoding:
- a CDS encoding PEGA domain-containing protein: protein MAKTKNMTLIRVVVLLITLIFVGTIGYFVSLLARGYQFDIGSLSFHENGILVAKSEPDGASIYIDGALRGATNTNLRLSPDTYFVEIKKNGHITWSKTLNIKKEEVTQVTAHLFKSAPSFSPVTFDGAENPVVSSDFSKIAYTNEDGLWIMSVSSLPIGFPNEPKKITDAIFVDSTLSFSPNNRELMIETKLGAVYLVSTNEFTPLNNLVNIALQKNEILNEWNLEKMKKQEAEFKTLPLEVAKILSENSSSYTFSPDENMVMYTASSEAKIEMDLISKLPGSSTQQESRDIKEGKTYVYDVKEDKNFEVNNNGRSLYWLPTSRHLILPDQGKIIIMDYDGTNRQTVFSGDYIDPHAYPFVNANKLLILTSLGSDSSLPNLYSLTIK, encoded by the coding sequence ATGGCGAAAACCAAAAATATGACTTTGATAAGGGTGGTAGTTCTTCTAATTACTTTAATTTTCGTGGGAACTATTGGTTATTTTGTATCACTATTAGCTAGAGGGTATCAGTTTGATATAGGCTCTCTGTCATTCCACGAAAACGGTATTTTGGTTGCAAAATCTGAGCCAGACGGGGCATCAATCTATATTGATGGAGCATTAAGGGGGGCAACAAACACTAATTTAAGACTTTCCCCAGATACATATTTTGTTGAAATCAAAAAAAATGGCCATATAACTTGGAGTAAAACGTTAAACATTAAAAAAGAAGAGGTCACGCAAGTAACAGCTCATCTTTTTAAATCTGCACCATCTTTTTCCCCAGTTACCTTCGATGGAGCAGAGAATCCCGTAGTTTCATCTGATTTTAGTAAAATTGCATACACTAATGAAGATGGGTTATGGATTATGAGCGTTTCTTCACTACCAATTGGTTTTCCAAATGAACCCAAAAAGATAACTGATGCCATCTTTGTAGATTCAACTTTAAGTTTTTCACCCAACAATCGGGAGTTGATGATAGAAACAAAATTAGGAGCAGTCTACTTAGTAAGTACGAACGAATTTACACCACTTAATAATTTGGTCAATATAGCACTACAAAAAAATGAAATTCTTAATGAGTGGAATCTTGAAAAAATGAAGAAGCAGGAAGCTGAGTTTAAAACATTGCCTTTGGAAGTAGCCAAAATTTTGTCAGAAAACAGTTCTTCGTACACCTTCTCCCCTGATGAAAATATGGTTATGTACACAGCAAGTAGTGAGGCAAAAATTGAAATGGATTTGATTTCAAAATTACCTGGGAGTTCAACACAACAAGAATCTAGAGATATTAAAGAAGGTAAGACCTATGTCTATGATGTTAAAGAAGATAAAAATTTTGAAGTTAACAACAATGGTAGGTCACTTTATTGGTTACCTACCTCAAGGCATTTAATACTGCCAGATCAGGGTAAAATAATAATTATGGACTATGACGGCACAAACAGACAAACAGTCTTCTCAGGCGACTACATTGACCCACATGCATATCCATTTGTTAATGCGAATAAATTGTTAATTTTAACAAGTCTTGGCTCTGACAGTAGTCTTCCAAATTTATATTCTCTAACTATTAAATGA
- a CDS encoding haloacid dehalogenase-like hydrolase — protein sequence MKSIAIFDIDGVIYDGHSIFDLIQDQENKGFIETGLWDSILEHLEKYKKGELTYKETADTMLLEYSSSLKGEKYDDVVDYNLDFIKRSSKKIFPYFKSLVSDLEKTHDIYFVTTNFDFTAEAFTKYFDLNGFLSSKVKQNNGVIQEGLELSLGGNKGIVTDLIDKYGFSGSIAVGDSENDIDMLEKVENPLVMEPDDKLKDIALSRKWTIVDRNTISDTIFAFLT from the coding sequence ATGAAAAGTATAGCCATATTTGACATTGATGGTGTTATTTATGATGGTCACTCTATATTTGATCTGATTCAAGATCAGGAGAATAAAGGATTCATAGAAACAGGTTTATGGGACTCCATTTTAGAACATCTGGAAAAATATAAAAAGGGTGAATTAACGTACAAAGAAACAGCTGACACAATGTTGTTGGAGTATTCAAGTAGTTTGAAGGGTGAAAAATATGATGATGTTGTTGATTATAATTTGGATTTTATAAAGAGATCAAGTAAAAAGATATTTCCTTACTTTAAAAGTTTGGTTTCTGACTTAGAGAAAACACATGATATTTATTTTGTTACGACAAATTTTGACTTTACCGCAGAAGCGTTTACAAAATATTTTGATTTAAATGGCTTTCTTTCTTCGAAAGTAAAACAAAATAACGGAGTAATTCAAGAAGGATTGGAGTTATCATTGGGAGGAAACAAGGGGATTGTTACTGACTTAATTGACAAGTACGGTTTTAGTGGTTCAATCGCAGTTGGTGACTCAGAAAACGATATCGATATGCTAGAGAAAGTCGAAAATCCATTAGTCATGGAGCCTGATGATAAATTAAAAGATATAGCCTTATCAAGAAAATGGACAATTGTGGATCGAAACACTATTTCTGATACAATTTTTGCCTTCTTGACATAG
- a CDS encoding right-handed parallel beta-helix repeat-containing protein, translated as MAASLTFLKAQKIIQVDSPQTSLDVQDLVNQIRLYEENLLNLDYGTIVNAYGKQPLGGGAYVGITMELINDWRLAFEARSGPETILCTLSGGNIVAINQYNNNPIYPTAFTQVVISQSSSPTLVQSSSDYAMMYMIEALRGRKSAVGSIFYWNPTSGTDTNDGLSPATAVATFNKAQTLATAGAGDIVFAISTSTGGITTTDEKITITKAGLKVRGAGYAFQMVPSTPGTATVAITADSVEFEGFFVKTDNGGTDDGITITGSNVLIKDCWVNEATGDGIDISSSARSVVDTCVIEDCGGTGIKIGNTTTNLKVRQSIISGNGVDGIDLAGTDISDNIFETNLIFNNTGYGVDVGSGVVRTGVRLNHTFSGNSLGSTRDAGTGTFIETPAGGESASAIADAVWDEVIAGHTTAGTAGQVLKATKLKATLASLK; from the coding sequence ATGGCAGCATCACTTACATTTTTAAAAGCACAAAAAATAATACAGGTCGATAGTCCTCAGACCTCACTTGATGTGCAAGATTTAGTCAACCAAATAAGACTATATGAAGAAAACCTTCTAAATCTTGACTATGGAACTATTGTTAACGCCTATGGCAAACAGCCCTTGGGTGGTGGTGCTTATGTAGGTATTACAATGGAGCTAATTAATGACTGGAGGCTTGCTTTTGAGGCTCGTAGTGGTCCAGAAACGATCCTTTGTACTTTGTCTGGTGGTAATATCGTTGCTATAAATCAATATAATAACAATCCAATTTATCCTACTGCATTTACTCAAGTTGTTATATCTCAATCGTCCTCCCCTACTTTGGTTCAATCAAGTTCAGATTACGCAATGATGTATATGATTGAAGCTCTACGTGGCAGGAAATCTGCAGTTGGTTCCATTTTTTATTGGAATCCCACATCCGGAACCGATACTAATGATGGGCTATCCCCCGCAACAGCAGTTGCCACATTTAACAAAGCCCAAACTTTAGCAACTGCAGGTGCTGGAGACATTGTTTTTGCAATTTCTACAAGCACAGGTGGAATTACTACTACTGACGAAAAGATAACAATCACTAAAGCGGGATTAAAAGTAAGGGGTGCAGGTTATGCATTTCAGATGGTTCCAAGTACACCCGGAACAGCCACAGTTGCCATAACTGCCGACTCAGTAGAGTTTGAGGGCTTTTTTGTAAAAACTGACAATGGTGGTACTGATGATGGTATTACGATAACAGGAAGTAATGTTTTAATTAAAGATTGTTGGGTAAACGAGGCAACCGGAGATGGAATTGATATTAGTTCTTCAGCCAGAAGTGTAGTTGATACCTGTGTTATTGAAGATTGTGGAGGCACTGGAATTAAAATTGGGAATACAACAACAAACTTAAAAGTAAGACAGTCAATTATTTCAGGTAATGGGGTTGATGGGATTGATCTGGCAGGTACTGACATATCCGATAACATCTTTGAAACAAACCTAATATTCAATAACACTGGTTATGGAGTTGATGTTGGATCAGGAGTCGTAAGAACAGGTGTCAGATTAAACCACACTTTCTCAGGTAACAGTCTTGGATCAACTAGAGATGCAGGGACAGGAACATTTATAGAAACACCTGCCGGTGGTGAGTCCGCTTCAGCCATAGCTGACGCCGTCTGGGATGAAGTAATTGCGGGTCACACAACGGCAGGTACTGCAGGACAAGTCTTAAAGGCCACTAAGCTTAAAGCCACTCTTGCTTCTCTAAAATAG
- a CDS encoding twin-arginine translocase TatA/TatE family subunit, which yields MTLMGNIGMPEVILIVLILIVIFGSKKISDVAKNAGQAGKELKKIKKEYSKATQEVEKIKMGGGVI from the coding sequence ATGACTTTAATGGGAAACATAGGTATGCCTGAAGTTATCTTAATTGTACTAATTCTGATTGTTATTTTTGGTAGCAAGAAAATTTCAGATGTAGCCAAAAATGCAGGTCAAGCTGGTAAAGAATTAAAAAAAATCAAAAAAGAATATTCCAAAGCCACACAAGAAGTTGAAAAAATAAAAATGGGGGGAGGTGTTATTTGA
- the tatA gene encoding twin-arginine translocase TatA/TatE family subunit, which produces MLKNIGATEIIVVAVLLLVFFGGKKLPELAKGIGDSIKEFKNAVKGK; this is translated from the coding sequence ATGTTAAAAAACATAGGCGCAACAGAAATCATTGTAGTAGCAGTTTTATTGTTAGTTTTCTTTGGAGGCAAAAAGCTTCCTGAGTTAGCTAAAGGCATCGGAGACTCTATTAAAGAGTTTAAAAATGCTGTAAAAGGAAAGTAG
- a CDS encoding twin-arginine translocase TatA/TatE family subunit: protein MSRLGTAEIIVLAILVIVFFGSKKLPEFIKSIGVAIREFKKSMNE, encoded by the coding sequence ATGTCTAGACTAGGAACAGCAGAAATAATTGTCTTAGCAATTTTGGTCATTGTTTTCTTTGGTAGTAAAAAATTACCAGAGTTTATTAAATCCATTGGAGTTGCTATACGTGAATTTAAAAAATCAATGAATGAATAA
- the uppS gene encoding polyprenyl diphosphate synthase — MANTITLPKDTTVPNHIAMILDGNRRWARSRGLHTLQGHKAGFEAGLKIAQAARDWGVHTFTVWGFSTENWDRDPKEISYLMTLYKGMAREVGKRADKEQIRFVHLGRKDDLPRDLVKVFTDLEAKTKNYKNHVFNAAINYGGHDEILRATRKIINDGVKAEDLDRDLFASYLDTGDQPYPYVDLFVRTSGEQRTSGFLPWQLNYAEYSWELGHLPDMTPQKLKDLIIDFSRRRRRFGGNDAMEHFTFDPHLVANLELKWWRLGNIPEGVSFLEYSVKHLKEQFGLSKELAGKAAIYSLEAIRFQDKNKLEKAKNSLKKFYKLLKSELKLAFEPEIVASLEVEMRKQKGENEETTKEHLAEVYRISLFQAAKAAHLRVLANIARNKGDWNRAEDYLEKYYNALKERIA; from the coding sequence ATGGCTAACACAATTACTCTTCCAAAAGATACTACTGTCCCAAACCATATTGCCATGATTTTAGATGGTAACAGGAGATGGGCTAGGTCTAGGGGTTTACACACACTGCAAGGACACAAGGCTGGATTTGAAGCTGGGCTAAAAATTGCACAGGCTGCTCGAGATTGGGGAGTTCACACCTTCACTGTTTGGGGTTTTTCTACAGAGAATTGGGATAGGGATCCAAAGGAAATATCTTATTTAATGACTCTTTACAAAGGTATGGCTAGGGAGGTGGGTAAAAGGGCCGACAAAGAACAAATTAGGTTTGTGCATTTAGGACGAAAAGATGATTTGCCAAGGGATTTGGTAAAAGTTTTTACAGACTTGGAGGCAAAAACTAAAAACTATAAAAATCATGTGTTTAATGCAGCAATTAATTATGGTGGACATGACGAAATACTTCGGGCGACAAGAAAGATAATAAATGACGGAGTGAAGGCTGAGGATTTAGACAGAGACTTGTTTGCATCATATCTTGACACTGGTGACCAGCCATACCCATATGTTGACTTGTTTGTTAGAACTTCTGGAGAACAAAGAACATCAGGCTTTTTACCTTGGCAACTAAATTACGCAGAGTATAGTTGGGAACTTGGACATTTGCCGGATATGACACCTCAAAAGTTAAAAGATCTAATTATTGATTTTTCAAGACGTAGAAGAAGATTTGGTGGTAATGATGCTATGGAACATTTTACTTTTGATCCACATTTAGTTGCAAACCTTGAACTTAAATGGTGGAGGTTGGGGAATATTCCAGAAGGTGTTAGTTTTTTGGAATATTCTGTCAAACACTTAAAAGAACAGTTTGGATTATCAAAAGAACTTGCAGGCAAAGCAGCAATTTATTCACTTGAGGCAATTAGGTTTCAAGATAAAAACAAGTTAGAAAAAGCAAAGAATTCTCTTAAAAAATTCTATAAATTACTAAAGAGTGAATTAAAACTTGCTTTTGAGCCTGAAATAGTTGCTTCTTTGGAAGTTGAGATGAGGAAACAAAAAGGGGAAAACGAGGAAACCACAAAGGAGCATTTGGCAGAAGTTTATAGAATTAGTCTTTTTCAAGCGGCAAAAGCTGCCCACCTTCGCGTTCTTGCCAATATTGCTAGAAATAAAGGTGATTGGAACAGGGCAGAGGATTATTTAGAGAAATATTACAATGCTTTGAAAGAGCGTATAGCATAA
- a CDS encoding nucleotidyl transferase AbiEii/AbiGii toxin family protein codes for MDIRKHKTNLTNIIIDIYKDNLLSRSLGFKGGTSAMLFYNLPRFSVDLDFDYVGDKNKIEQVIAKITDLLSKKYTIKDQSTKYNTLFWLVSYAKGEHNIKIEISTRDNSYNHYEPKIFYGVSVNTINIRDMIAHKMVAFTERPSVANRDLFDIHYLLGTEYATDINYEVIKRRTNKKPKEFYMSLLMLIETINSNKILEGLGEVLTDPQKDWAKAKLLIELKNLIQRQIDLV; via the coding sequence ATGGATATTAGAAAACACAAGACAAACTTAACAAACATTATAATTGATATTTATAAAGATAACTTGTTGTCAAGAAGCCTTGGCTTTAAAGGTGGAACTTCTGCAATGCTTTTTTATAACCTGCCACGTTTTAGTGTTGATCTAGACTTTGACTATGTTGGTGATAAGAACAAAATTGAACAGGTAATAGCTAAGATTACAGACTTGCTTTCAAAAAAATATACGATTAAAGATCAAAGCACTAAATATAATACTCTTTTTTGGCTTGTAAGCTATGCTAAAGGTGAACATAATATAAAAATTGAGATCTCTACTCGTGACAATAGCTATAATCATTATGAACCTAAGATTTTTTACGGTGTAAGTGTTAATACAATAAATATTAGGGATATGATTGCTCATAAGATGGTTGCTTTTACAGAAAGGCCATCTGTGGCCAACAGAGATTTGTTTGATATTCATTATTTACTAGGTACGGAATACGCAACAGATATTAACTATGAAGTAATAAAAAGAAGAACAAATAAAAAGCCTAAAGAATTTTACATGAGTTTACTTATGCTTATTGAAACAATCAATTCAAACAAGATCCTTGAAGGTTTGGGGGAAGTATTAACAGATCCACAAAAAGATTGGGCAAAAGCAAAGTTGTTGATTGAACTTAAAAATCTAATCCAAAGACAAATAGATCTGGTATAA
- a CDS encoding rod shape-determining protein has protein sequence MLKRKNIAIDLGTANTLVWVVGEGIVANEPTVVATSVDDNKIVAVGEEAKKMLGRTPESLIASRPMRDGVIADYSATEAMLRYFINKAVTSEGNFQKALSRFSSFLFRPNVMVCVPAGCTQVERRAALDATLSAGAAHAYLIDEPLAAAIGAGIPVSAPSGHMIVDSGGGSTEAAVISLGGVVVHKSVRSAGTKIDESVINYLKKKHNLVVGDATAEDIKIKIGSATPLAKEEKLEISGRDLVFGLPKTVTVTSTEITTAIRPTLLIMIGAIKAVLEDTPPELAADIIDKGIIMSGGTSSLRNFNKLITEETGVPAHTADEPLLCVVRGTGLVLENIELWKRSVTTKG, from the coding sequence ATGCTTAAAAGAAAAAATATAGCCATTGATTTGGGTACTGCCAATACTTTAGTTTGGGTAGTGGGCGAGGGAATAGTTGCAAATGAACCAACAGTGGTTGCCACTTCAGTTGACGACAATAAAATAGTAGCTGTTGGCGAAGAAGCTAAAAAAATGTTAGGTAGGACACCAGAAAGTTTAATTGCAAGTCGTCCAATGCGTGATGGAGTAATTGCAGATTATTCTGCTACCGAGGCTATGCTTAGATATTTTATTAATAAGGCTGTTACTTCCGAGGGGAATTTTCAAAAGGCTCTTTCTCGTTTTTCCTCTTTTTTATTTAGACCAAATGTTATGGTTTGTGTGCCTGCAGGTTGCACACAGGTTGAAAGGAGAGCTGCTCTTGATGCAACACTATCTGCTGGAGCCGCTCATGCTTATTTAATAGATGAGCCATTGGCCGCAGCAATTGGGGCTGGTATTCCAGTTTCTGCCCCGTCTGGGCATATGATTGTTGATTCTGGTGGAGGTTCAACTGAGGCTGCAGTTATATCTCTTGGTGGGGTTGTGGTTCATAAGTCTGTTCGCTCAGCGGGAACAAAAATTGATGAATCTGTAATTAACTACTTAAAGAAAAAGCATAATTTGGTTGTGGGGGATGCGACAGCTGAGGACATAAAAATAAAAATTGGGTCTGCAACACCTCTTGCTAAAGAGGAAAAACTGGAAATCAGTGGTCGAGATCTTGTTTTTGGATTACCCAAGACCGTAACTGTTACCTCAACTGAGATAACAACAGCAATTAGGCCCACGCTTCTTATAATGATTGGAGCAATCAAGGCGGTTCTTGAGGACACGCCACCTGAACTTGCAGCAGACATTATTGATAAAGGCATAATTATGAGTGGTGGGACTTCATCACTACGTAACTTCAATAAACTGATAACTGAAGAGACTGGAGTACCTGCACATACTGCAGATGAACCTCTTTTGTGTGTAGTGAGGGGAACTGGACTTGTATTGGAAAATATTGAGCTCTGGAAGAGGTCAGTAACAACTAAAGGATAA
- a CDS encoding WecB/TagA/CpsF family glycosyltransferase, whose amino-acid sequence MIKTRTKTGPKHGHLLGIKVSSTSRPKVLKFVRERLKTKEKFYIVTPNPEIVLMAMKDWLLKKAIFRSDLSVPDGIGLAQARKYLSLPDPQGLSRLFELLYQGYQVAIATFNNREWLTKDFEVIKGRELFFDIVKIADENKLNVYLFGGENGEQEIAMELLKKRFPNITFKTHYKFPNYTLKGQPATVEDRRLHKKILGSIKLFEPDLVFVAMTPPKQEKWIFRNFFRLRATGAMAVGGTFNFVSGNSKLPPVWMAKSGLEWVWRLINEPYRYKRVFNAFPKFPWTVFVAKLKRRKFEATYSVVEK is encoded by the coding sequence ATGATAAAAACAAGAACAAAAACTGGTCCAAAACACGGTCATTTGTTAGGAATTAAGGTTAGTAGCACTAGTCGTCCTAAAGTGCTAAAGTTTGTGCGTGAGAGACTTAAGACGAAGGAAAAGTTTTATATAGTTACACCAAATCCAGAGATAGTTTTGATGGCTATGAAGGACTGGCTTTTGAAAAAAGCGATATTTAGATCAGACTTATCTGTGCCCGATGGGATAGGTTTGGCTCAGGCTAGAAAGTACTTATCTTTACCAGATCCTCAAGGGTTATCTAGGCTGTTTGAGTTGTTATATCAAGGCTATCAGGTTGCCATAGCAACTTTTAATAATAGAGAATGGCTAACCAAAGACTTCGAAGTTATAAAGGGACGAGAGTTGTTTTTTGATATTGTCAAAATTGCAGACGAAAACAAGCTAAATGTCTATTTGTTTGGTGGGGAGAATGGGGAACAGGAAATAGCAATGGAGCTACTTAAGAAGAGATTTCCCAACATTACTTTTAAAACACACTACAAATTCCCAAATTACACCTTAAAAGGCCAGCCAGCAACCGTAGAAGATAGAAGATTGCATAAAAAGATATTAGGAAGCATCAAGCTATTTGAACCTGATTTGGTTTTTGTGGCAATGACACCACCAAAGCAAGAAAAATGGATATTTAGGAACTTCTTTAGGTTACGTGCTACTGGTGCAATGGCTGTTGGTGGGACTTTTAATTTTGTTTCGGGGAACTCTAAACTACCTCCTGTTTGGATGGCGAAATCAGGTCTTGAGTGGGTTTGGAGGCTTATTAATGAGCCATATAGATATAAGAGGGTATTTAATGCATTTCCTAAATTTCCTTGGACAGTTTTTGTGGCAAAATTAAAAAGAAGGAAGTTTGAAGCTACATATAGTGTTGTAGAGAAGTAA
- a CDS encoding nucleotidyl transferase AbiEii/AbiGii toxin family protein encodes MLNVAKHRSIMLDVLKSIYEDSLLGPILGFKGGTLLYIQYNLNRFSVDLDFDLLDPEKEALVLPRLKKILKNIGSFEEQTSKKYTIFTLLNYEKGQRNLKIEISKRNLGSKYKISNYLGIPIQTMVEKDIFANKLIALTTRRESVNRDVFDTWFLLKNRFDINWDLIKSRTQMDKDQYIKKCIECLENWPLKHVLNGLGELVDNKTKDWIKKNLIKDTIFLLKANHQL; translated from the coding sequence ATGCTAAACGTCGCTAAACATAGATCAATAATGCTTGATGTTTTAAAATCAATTTATGAAGATAGTTTGTTAGGCCCAATTTTAGGTTTTAAAGGCGGAACTTTGCTTTATATTCAATATAATCTCAATCGTTTCAGTGTTGATTTGGATTTTGACTTACTTGACCCTGAAAAAGAAGCTCTTGTTTTACCTCGTCTTAAAAAAATACTTAAAAATATTGGGTCTTTTGAAGAACAAACAAGCAAAAAATATACAATATTTACATTACTTAACTACGAAAAAGGACAAAGAAATTTAAAAATTGAAATCAGCAAGAGAAATTTGGGTAGTAAATATAAAATATCAAATTACTTAGGTATACCAATTCAAACAATGGTAGAAAAAGATATTTTTGCTAATAAGTTGATCGCTTTAACAACACGCAGAGAATCTGTAAACAGAGATGTTTTTGACACTTGGTTTTTACTTAAAAACCGCTTCGACATAAATTGGGATCTTATTAAAAGTAGAACTCAGATGGATAAAGACCAGTACATTAAAAAATGTATTGAGTGTCTGGAGAATTGGCCACTTAAGCATGTTCTTAATGGTTTAGGAGAACTAGTTGACAACAAAACCAAAGATTGGATTAAAAAAAATCTGATCAAGGATACGATATTTTTACTGAAGGCCAATCATCAACTATGA
- a CDS encoding twin-arginine translocase subunit TatC, producing the protein MSDNISTNVQENINRYFPLLSEVRKRLLFIVSIFLLFGIIGFFYYEKIIVFILGLIDLDGVNIVFTSPFQFLNLAVSSSFLIATIVTIPILIYQFLTFLKPALKVKEYRSIIAFLPLSVFLFLAGFSFGFLMMKYVVTIFYSKSVELDIGNMLDISKLLSQILVTSSLMGLAFQYPIAMSLLMKFKVVALQTFIRQRPIAYMIALIFAALMPPTDIFSLILLTLPLVILFELTLLLNRIYAKVQR; encoded by the coding sequence ATGAGTGACAATATCTCAACAAATGTCCAAGAGAATATAAATCGTTACTTCCCTCTTTTATCAGAGGTCAGGAAGCGGTTACTTTTTATAGTGTCTATCTTTCTTCTTTTTGGAATAATTGGTTTTTTCTATTACGAAAAAATTATTGTTTTCATCTTAGGACTTATAGATCTGGATGGTGTTAATATTGTTTTTACTTCACCCTTCCAATTCTTAAATCTTGCAGTCAGCTCTTCATTTTTAATAGCTACAATTGTAACAATACCAATCTTAATATATCAATTTTTGACATTTCTTAAACCAGCCCTGAAAGTAAAAGAGTACAGATCAATAATTGCTTTTCTACCTCTATCAGTGTTTTTGTTTCTGGCTGGATTTAGTTTTGGCTTTTTAATGATGAAGTATGTAGTTACCATTTTTTATTCAAAATCTGTTGAATTAGATATTGGTAATATGCTAGATATCAGTAAACTATTAAGTCAAATTTTAGTGACCTCTTCTTTAATGGGTCTTGCCTTCCAGTACCCAATTGCAATGAGTTTATTGATGAAATTTAAAGTTGTTGCACTTCAGACTTTTATTAGACAAAGACCAATTGCCTATATGATTGCCTTAATTTTTGCGGCATTAATGCCACCTACAGATATTTTCTCACTCATACTCCTAACCTTACCACTTGTAATTTTGTTTGAACTTACGCTATTATTGAATCGAATATACGCAAAGGTCCAGAGATAA
- a CDS encoding twin-arginine translocase TatA/TatE family subunit — MLQNIGTTEIIVIAIVLLVLFGGKKLPELSKGIGDSIKEFRKAVNNKSEE; from the coding sequence TTGTTACAAAACATAGGTACAACTGAGATTATTGTTATTGCTATAGTACTTTTAGTTCTTTTTGGTGGTAAAAAGTTACCAGAACTATCAAAAGGTATTGGAGACTCAATTAAAGAGTTTAGAAAAGCAGTAAACAACAAGTCAGAAGAGTAA
- a CDS encoding RNA polymerase sigma factor: MNFTKLYKSHISPLTRFVFKRIGSDPQMADEIVLETFSSAWKGYKTFQNKSSFFTWLCRIALNKIADYYRDQINRRSKLVFPTLKKLSQIESKDIAIDEKLALDELRSKVNEVLDLLPPEKRRLLQFRYYRDLTYKEISVILQISPRAVEGKLYRAKKSFAEVFKKITSLQHYM; the protein is encoded by the coding sequence ATGAATTTTACAAAGCTATATAAATCCCACATTTCTCCCCTTACGCGCTTCGTATTTAAAAGAATTGGAAGCGATCCACAAATGGCTGATGAGATAGTTTTAGAAACTTTTTCAAGTGCTTGGAAAGGATATAAAACATTTCAGAATAAATCTTCATTTTTTACTTGGCTTTGCAGAATTGCCCTAAATAAAATAGCTGACTACTACAGAGACCAAATAAATAGAAGGTCAAAATTAGTTTTTCCAACTCTTAAAAAACTATCTCAAATAGAGTCGAAAGATATCGCAATAGACGAAAAACTGGCATTAGATGAACTAAGAAGTAAAGTAAATGAAGTATTAGACCTTCTACCTCCTGAAAAAAGAAGACTATTGCAGTTTAGGTATTATCGGGACTTAACATATAAAGAAATCTCTGTCATTTTACAAATTTCTCCACGAGCTGTAGAGGGAAAACTATATCGCGCGAAAAAGAGTTTTGCAGAGGTGTTTAAAAAGATTACTTCTCTACAACACTATATGTAG